In Monodelphis domestica isolate mMonDom1 chromosome 4, mMonDom1.pri, whole genome shotgun sequence, one DNA window encodes the following:
- the CRTAM gene encoding cytotoxic and regulatory T-cell molecule: METVIVEEGQMLTLKCVISQAKEASLQWLSPSGFTIFFDKHPALKNQKYQLLHHSDDQLTIGISNVTLQDEGVYKCLYYSKPVRTKEVNVIVLATPSKPTLEALTIRTTNGKEVLLRCFTKGSKPPPQITWLLSNGMELYGETQHTFEDEGKKCNTTSTLRVRAYGENATAHCLVRHEGLREEKLVVPFRFEDLGKNSSLTLCLCIGSPMVTSFSDQEESYLSSSQLRNPETHKTSSNSSIFQFLDVVGFFPLIVTAPDSDNVENSTLSFQPSQNSTELVMEEFSTVDIDTLGHEQTQKFDIAEGNRSALEVTKRKHGILLLTLVSSLILVLFIVVQLFIMKLRKAHVIWKKENDISELTLESYRSRSNNDDTSSQEKNSQTFHHKCGMKYIITSYMERKSKNLKENIQDSTSKQEQNNLPETII, translated from the exons ATGGAAACTGTCATAGTGGAGGAAGGCCAGATGCTCACTCTCAAATGTGTCATTTCTCAAGCCAAGGAGGCATCCCTTCAATGGTTGTCTCCCTCTGGGTTTACCATTTTTTTTGACAAGCATCCCG ctttaaaaaatcaaaaataccAACTGCTACATCACTCGGATGATCAGCTCACCATCGGCATATCAAATGTAACTCTTCAGGATGAAGGCGTCTACAAATGCTTATATTACAGCAAAccagtgagaaccaaggaagtgAATGTAATTGTGTTAG CCACTCCCTCCAAGCCAACACTGGAAGCATTGACCATCAGAACTACCAACGGGAAAGAAGTGTTACTAAGATGTTTCACAAAAGGAAGCAAGCCCCCGCCACAGATAACCTGGCTTTTGAGCAATGGCATGGAACTTTATG GTGAAACTCAGCATACGTTTGAAGATGAAGGAAAGAAGTGTAATACGACAAGCACACTGAGAGTTCGTGCATATGGGGAAAATGCAACTGCTCACTGCCTGGTCCGCCATGAAGGCCTACGAGAAGAAAAACTGGTAGTGCCATTCCGCTTTGAAGATTTGGGTAAGAACAGTTCATTAACATTATGTCTGTGT ATAGGTTCTCCAATGGTCACTTCCTTCTCAGACCAAGAGGAGAGTTATTTGAGTAGCTCCCAGCTACGGAACCCGGAGACCCACAAAACCTCATCGAACAGT TCGATCTTCCAATTTTTagatgttgttggtttttttcctttaatagtAACAGCTCCAGATTCAGATAATGTGGAGAACAGCACCTTGTCCTTTCAGCCCTCTCAGAATTCCACTGAACTTG TAATGGAAGAGTTCAGTACTGTGGATATTGACACACTAGGGCATGAACAAACTCAGAAATTTGACATCGCTG AAGGAAATCGTAGCGCTTTAGAAGTCACAAAGAGGAAACATGGAATTTTATTGCTCACTCTTGTGTCCTCCCTTATTCTGGTGCTTTTCATTGTAGTACAACTCTTTATAATGAAGCTACGGAAAGCACATGTGATATGGAAGAAAG AAAATGACATTTCAGAATTGACCCTGGAAAGTTATAGATCTAGGTCAAATAATGATGATACATCATCACAGGAGAAGAACAGCCAAA CTTTCCATCACAAGTGTGGTATGAAATATATTATAACATCATATATGGAAAGAAAATCCAAGAACCTAAAAGAAAATATACAGGATTCTACATCGAAGCAAGAACAAAATAATTTACCAGAAACTATTATATAA